A segment of the Malaclemys terrapin pileata isolate rMalTer1 chromosome 1, rMalTer1.hap1, whole genome shotgun sequence genome:
atcactaaaaatgtccgggatttcccccccatgcagagtgaggcgcggctgggagggctgcaggaaagtcagccgctcgcacggggctctggcagccagagcccttcccccgcagcttgccagGCTGTACTCCAGatcagctgtagagctcctcctccccgcccccctccctccctgcattctgagccggccggcctgccgggccgtttgcatcggacctcgtcagctcctcctcccctgcagcccagcgccccgctccggcagcactgtgcaggggcagggaccaggttgtgtgttgcgctggggagcgcagccacgtgtccggctccgcacagagcccaacaccatgttctgagtggcggggtaagggggccagggaacaggagaagggacagggagattttggagggggcagtcaagagacagggggaggtttgggagttcggggggggggggcttttgggcagtcagggtacaggtagggggtagggtcctggggggcagtttggggggggtcttaggagggggcagttaggggacaaggaacagggaggcttaggtagggggtggggttctggatggcagttaggagcaggggtcccaggaggaggcagtcaggggacaaggagcgcgggggggggggctgtcaggtggcaggggtggggagagagattggagcagtcaggggacagggagcagaggggtttagatgggtcgggagttctgggggggctgtcagggggtggggggtggttggatggggtgtgggagtcccaggggtctgtctgggggtgggggtgtggataagggttggggcaatcagggtacaggtagggggtagggtcctagggggccagttaggatggggggagggtctcaggagggggcagtcaggggacaagaggcagggaggcttaggtagggagtggagtcctggggggcagttaggggcagggtcccaggagggggcagtcaggggacaaggaacggggggagggttgggggttcttaggggggcgggaagtgggagggggaggggcggggctagggcaggatgggggcggggctcctcccgtcctcatttttgcttgctgaaatatggtaaccctagcttagtgGGATTGCATATGAGTTTGTGCACATCACACCAGTCTTTTACTTGCTCTGTCTGCTCATTTCTTATGAGGGGATGGACTACAGAAACGGACAAGAATCCTGGTCTCTGAAAAACCTGAGAGCCAATTTCAGTCTTTTGCCATATCACAGAAACAGAGAATGCAAGGACAGCACAGGCAGAGTACAAAATGAGTGTATGTgtaaacaaatgaaataaattcAGGTTTGATTGTTGCTAGATCACCTGTCAAGGAGCTGTGATTTAAAACTGTTTCAGCTTTCATTTGGAATGGTCAGATACTAGAAGCAACCATCGGTGGGACAAAAAGTTGTTGTGGTCTGTCAGCTTTCTCAGTGTCCTTTTAATATATAAGAAGCATTTAGAAAATGGAACTAGTAACTATgctcccagcattctcaggaaAATGTTCAGTCTACTTATCTAAAGAAATATGTACAGTACTATCTCATGCGAGCAGAGACTTTAATATTAGCCACAATTCCTTATACCAGAAAACAGTCTCTGacatcaatatttttttaaatacgaAAAATGTATTACTTAGAAGGGCTCTTTTTTTTAACCTGCCCACTGTTCCTTGCTGTGAGCATTCAAACTAAGAGGGTAGAATGGTTCAATTAATAGAGCACAGGATAGGAAATTAGGAAATATAGATTCTATTCTTGGTTCTGTCACTAACTTGCTGTCATTTCTTTGCACCTCAGTTTCCTAATTTGTAAAGCAAAGATAATGGTACTTTTACAAGGTTTAATTATTTCTGATTTACTCAAATAAAACATTGGCTCGATATATGCAGAAGAATAAGCCTGACAAAAGCAAAACTGGCTGAGAAAAATTATTTATTCTTAAGCAGCTTTCATATTGACCACTTGGAGAGCCAGGTCAAGCAGCTAGATTCCTTCTAAACATTATAACATTAAAACAGGTAGGTTTTATATTTTCAGTAAACCTGAAAAATTCTCTCTCAAACTACAAAATATATTAACATGAATATTTAATCAAAACTGGTatatctgttttattttatttcagcataagaTTTATCCACTTCAAAAAGCTGGATTTAAGcctaaatattttaactttttcctGTTCATTTTCCTTTGTATCCACATCAATGGTCTTTGTTTTTTCCATCAGGATCTCATAAGCCGCCTGTGCTCGTGCAATTTCTTTGTCTGCATTAAAATGAACCATTTGTCTGTTCAGAATGGGAACAATTAAATTAAAGtcattaattcttttgtttaGTTTCTTAATATCTTCTATTAATTGTTCACAAATCTGACTCCATTGTTTCTGTCTACAAGGTGTCATTGGCTCTCCAAGTTTATTCCTAGATGCTACTATGTTCTTTCTTAGTTCCTCAATAGTTTCTCGTATTTCTTTCTGCATCAGAATCCATTCTGGTTGGTATCCATTATCTATTAGAATTCTGTTCAGGTTGTGAGTCATAGGATCAATATGTGGACAGTATGAAAATTTCTGCAATGGTTTTCCTTTACCACTGAGGTTATCAAAGTCTCCTTTAGCCATTGATTCCTGGATGAGGTCCTCAACCAAACGGTCAATTGCTTGGGTTATTTTTACCTTCTTACTCTGCCTTATATCTTTGGCTATCATAGTGTTCATAGCATACTGGCTCTCGAGTTTCTGCTTTCGATATTCCATCACCTGCTCAGCTGCACGATCTACTCTAAACTGCTTGTACTGTCGCTCTCTTTGACTCGGAGTCCCAAAACCAACACCTTCAAAACTTAAATACTGCCTGTGCTGTGGCGCTTTGGATTTGAATTTGGTTTCTTCTTCATCTTCACTTTCACTTGATTTCATTTTCTTGGCCACATCAGAAAGCACAGTTCGGTATGCTTCTTCTATCTGCACAAATGTTGCGGAATCAGCTGTGATGGAACCACTGTCTGGATGATACTGTTTGGCAAGATTTGTAAATGAATTTTTTACATCATCTAGGGAACACCCCTCCTGAAGTTTAAGAAGTCTGTAAGAGTCTTTGATGTTATTTTTAGACTTGTAACCTGACAACATTCTATGCTCAATGATATAGGGATAAGgaaatgtttttacttttttgggAATCATTGTTGAAAGTGCCCAGATATGACATCCAATTTTTTTTGTCAATATGACACAAAGCCACTTCATATTTCTTCAGATGCTGCTACATCCTAaacaatgacctggaaaaaaacaacaacactgaacATAAAATGAAACTAATGTGTTGAATTTTAAAAGCCAATATTATTTCTTAAAATCTTCTTAAATTAACTAATTTTCGTTTACTTCCAAAGATTATcaaaattcagattaatttttatGTACAAAGATCTTTATTTTAGAGGCCAACTCTCAGTCATACACTTACCAATATACATATTGTAACAGCAGATTAGCACTGTTTACACACAGAAGAATCCTGTCTATACTACAAATGAAAATTCATTTGCAACACAGCTCTCCCAGTATCACAAAAAAGCAGTTCTCTTTTGCAGGGTAAATATCCTAGGCTTTACACAGGTACAAAGTTTTAGCATGTTTCTTAAAACACAGTTAGGCCCTCTCTACATTGCAGAGAGCTGTGCTTTATAACTATGTTGAGGACATAATTGTGTAATAACA
Coding sequences within it:
- the DNAJC28 gene encoding dnaJ homolog subfamily C member 28; the protein is MKWLCVILTKKIGCHIWALSTMIPKKVKTFPYPYIIEHRMLSGYKSKNNIKDSYRLLKLQEGCSLDDVKNSFTNLAKQYHPDSGSITADSATFVQIEEAYRTVLSDVAKKMKSSESEDEEETKFKSKAPQHRQYLSFEGVGFGTPSQRERQYKQFRVDRAAEQVMEYRKQKLESQYAMNTMIAKDIRQSKKVKITQAIDRLVEDLIQESMAKGDFDNLSGKGKPLQKFSYCPHIDPMTHNLNRILIDNGYQPEWILMQKEIRETIEELRKNIVASRNKLGEPMTPCRQKQWSQICEQLIEDIKKLNKRINDFNLIVPILNRQMVHFNADKEIARAQAAYEILMEKTKTIDVDTKENEQEKVKIFRLKSSFLKWINLMLK